A genomic window from Cucumis melo cultivar AY chromosome 8, USDA_Cmelo_AY_1.0, whole genome shotgun sequence includes:
- the LOC103485194 gene encoding serine/threonine-protein kinase/endoribonuclease IRE1-like isoform X2 has translation MKCRFFCLLLLLILRFWSFLVSSKSFENSEFSVLNPYGVNSEGVTRIGGRSLLSLPLKGKSSTALIAALDGTIHLVDSNSMKIIWSFSSGPPIYSSYQANINHEHNQENASGVGSSFFFDCGDDWELYIHTEHGKMKLPSTIDEVVRNTPYIFEDGAVMTGSRKTTVFEVDLVTGELIRNHMSKFLSSELSNEEPGSYKSKQNMDIKDLMQSSMMNPVEPRLYITRTDYSLKSSFSNSEEASWSLNVAEIGATLLCPDVENPIEGIPWTLQNNNSFGIDFAMPLSCQSKALVFRDRSHFLSGPSGYKRLPSEAHNSNNISLVSASGSFLPSQLTVGKHINTGSEKFMLTGPVNNTSYRVVPLPSMKINESNIIQEQKMGTLPGAFGLFFVFLLTMLVGLMKYGRTLAVKVKQSFLKEQSSLGTSNSRVISSKKNKPRKSKKSGSSGKREVSISSEIEDMLLQREDNLNNGFHDNNLTNIAGSGRRVGKLWVTNKEIATGSNGTIILEGIYEGRPVAVKRLVKTHHDIGSKEVQNLIVSDRHPNIVRWDIVAGLEHLHELGIIHRDLKPQNVLIVKQQSICSKLSDMGISKRLPANVSSLGHRATGCGSSGWQAPEQLLHGRQTRAIDLFSLGCVLFFCVTGGRHPFGDSLERDVNIVNNKMNLLLVDNIPEVVDLISQLLNPNPGLRPKASEVLQHPLFWSPEMRLSFLRDTSDRIELEDRETDLLKALESTAQIALGLKWNEKLEPIFIANIGRYRRYKYDSVRDLLRVMRNKLNHYRELPKEIQELVGSIPVGFDDYFTRRFPKLLIEVYKVISCFCRQEECFQKYFKSHVD, from the exons ATGAAGTGCCGTTTCTTTTGCCTACTTTTATTGCTAATTTTAAGATTTTGGAGTTTTCTTGTCTCATCAAAGAGTTTTGAGAATTCAGAATTCTCTGTTTTGAATCCGTATGGGGTTAATTCTGAAGGAGTGACTCGAATTGGCGGCAGATCTCTCTTGTCTCTCCCACT GAAAGGTAAAAGTAGTACTGCTCTTATTGCTGCTTTGGATGGAACAATTCATTTGGTGGATAGTAATTCTATGAAGATAATTTGGTCATTTAGTTCTGGACCACCAATCTATTCGTCATATCAAGCTAATATCAATCATGAACACAATCAAGAAAATGCTTCAGGTGTGGGCAGTTCCTTCTTTTTTGATTGTGGGGATGACTGGGAGCTTTACATACACACTGAGCACGGTAAAATG AAACTACCTAGCACGATTGACGAGGTTGTCAGAAATACACCTTACATATTTGAGGATGGTGCAGTGATGACTGGTTCTAGGAAAACTACAGTTTTTGAGGTTGATCTTGTGACTGGAGAGCTTATTCGTAATCACATGTCTAAGTTTTTATCATCTGAACTAAGCAATGAAGAGCCTGGTAGTTATAAATCTAAACAGAATATGGACATTAAGGATTTGATGCAATCTAGTATGATGAACCCTGTTGAGCCACGTCTGTACATCACAAGAACGGATTATTCTCTGAAATCATCTTTTTCGAACTCTGAAGAAGCCTCTTGGAGTTTGAATGTTGCTGAAATTGGAGCTACCTTACTCTGTCCAGATGTCGAGAATCCAATAGAAGGCATACCTTGGACtcttcaaaataataatagttttgGAATTGATTTTGCTATGCCATTGTCTTGCCAATCAAAAGCACTTGTCTTTCGTGATCGAAGCCATTTTTTGTCAGGACCATCTGGATATAAAAGACTACCATCAGAGGCTCATAATAGCAATAACATATCTTTAGTGTCTGCTTCAGGTTCATTCCTTCCTTCCCAATTAACGGTTGGTAAACATATAAACACTGGGTCGGAGAAGTTCATGCTTACTGGGCCCGTTAACAATACCTCTTATAGGGTAGTTCCATTGCCTTCAATGAAAATCAATGAATCAAATATTATTCAGGAACAAAAAATGGGGACTCTACCTGGAGCCTTTGGAttgttttttgtatttttattgaCCATGCTAGTGGGATTGATGAAGTATGGCCGGACATTGGCTGTAAAGGTAAAACAATCTTTCTTAAAAGAGCAATCGTCCTTGGGTACTTCTAATTCAAGAGTTATCtcttcaaagaaaaacaaacctCGAAAGTCGAAAAAAAGTGGAAGTTCTGGGAAAAGAGAGGTATCCATTTCATCAGAAATTGAAGATATGCTTCTGCAACGCGAGGACAATCTTAATAACGGGTTTCATGATAATAATCTTACCAATATTGCCGGTAGTGGACGTCGGGTTGGTAAATTATGGGTAACCAACAAAGAGATAGCCACAGGTAGTAATGGCACAATTATTCTTGAGGGAATCTATGAAGGGAGACCAGTTGCTGTGAAACGCCTTGTGAAGACTCACCATGATATTGGCTCTAAGGAAGTTCAAAATTTGATTGTTTCTGATCGTCACCCAAACATTGTTCGATG GGATATAGTAGCTGGGCTTGAGCATTTGCATGAGTTGGGGATAATTCATCGAGACTTGAAGCCACAAAATGTGTTGATAGTTAAGCAACAATCAATATGCTCAAAGCTCTCAGATATGGGAATCAGCAAGCGTCTTCCAGCTAATGTATCATCATTGGGACATCGTGCCACTG GTTGTGGGAGTTCTGGTTGGCAAGCCCCTGAACAACTTCTTCATGGACGACAAACTCGTGCAATTGATTTGTTTAGTTTAGGCTGTGTTCTCTTTTTCTGCGTCACGGGTGGTAGACATCCATTTGGTGATAGTCTTGAGCGTGATGTCAATATTGTGAACAACAAGATGAACTTGTTATTGGTGGATAACATCCCCGAAGTTGTAGATCTTATTTCTCAATTGTTAAATCCTAACCCTGGTTTGAG ACCGAAAGCATCAGAAGTGTTACAACATCCTTTATTTTGGAGTCCAGAGATGCGACTTTCTTTTCTTCGTGATACTAGTGACAGAATAGAATTGGAAGACCGGGAGACTGATCTCTTGAAAGCATTAGAGAGTACTGCACAAATAGCTTTAGGCTTGAAATGGAATGAAAAGCTGGAACCAATTTTCATCGCTAACATTGGTCGGTATAGGCGTTACAAGTATGATAGTGTTCGAGATTTATTGCGTGTTATGCGCAATAAATTGAATCATTATAGAGAACTGCCAAAAGAAATTCAG GAGCTTGTTGGATCGATTCCGGTGGGATTTGATGACTACTTTACTAGAAGGTTTCCAAAACTCTTGATTGAAGTTTACAAAGTTATAAGTTGTTTTTGTAGGCAGGAAGAATGCTTCCAGAAGTACTTTAAAAGCCATGTAGATTAA